The sequence below is a genomic window from Roseiconus lacunae.
CGGGCAAGCGACGGGACTGCTCGCTGCCATTTGCGGCGCGAAACAATTGCCCCGTACGCCCAAGGCGAACTACAACGCGGAAGCGTCGCCATCGCACGTCGGCCACAGCAGAAAGGCTGCGACGCGGTCAACACAGGCCGACAAGCGATCGGCTGCGTTCATCGATTTTTTCAGTACGCCGATGTCGCGTTTGCGGCGACTACGGTCGTTAGCGGATTACTCGTCGCGGGGCTCGACCACGGTCCGGCCCATGTAGTACCCACACTTCGGGCAGATCGTGTGCGTCGGCACCGGGCTGCTGCACTGGGGGCAATATCCGATCTGACGTTTTTTAACGTGATCGTGGCTGCGACGCTTGCCGGTTCGACTATTACTGTGTTTTCGCTTTGGGACAGCCATTGCTGTGTTTAAATAAAAGGAGGAGACGTACTGTCTGTTGTGTTTTATTTGGCCCAGCAATGTAGAAATACGTTCTCTACTTCGTCAATGCACGATTGACAGAAAGTCATTGCTTTCGCCGAGATCTGGCAAGATCGGCTGCCAGGCGGGGGCCTCCCGCTTTGCCTCGCCGGTTTCTTCGTTATCGCCAGTCGTCTCCAAACAATGCCGTGGCGGAAGCCGCCGACGGCTTTCTACCATCCCCATTTCAGAATCAGGATCAGCCGGGACGGCGTCAGCCGCGGTTTCCGACCAATCGCCGGCGCGGACGCCCGCCCGCTAACGACTTGGCTTTTCCGCCACCATCATTCCCAATCCCATCGGACTGGCCGCGAGATAGGTGAATTGAATCGCACCCAAACCGGCTTCGGTCATCATCTGCTGGCACTTCCTCAGGTCGCGGGCCCGGCCGCCCGGGGTGGCGAGGTGGATGGCGATGCGCCCCAGCGTTTCCTTTAAACTGGCTTTGCCGGGACCTAAGTACAAATCGGGGATCGCGACACGCCCCCCCGGACGGACCGCCCCGACAGCTTTGCGAAGTAATCCAGCGGCTTGTTCGTCTGAGTAGGCCGAAAGTACTTGCGCGAGAACCGCTAGGTCGAATTCTTGCTCGCCAAGCTCCGCCTCGGGCGGGTTCGCTTCGATGGTTTTCAAGCGACTCTGCAGCCCAATCGATTCGGCGGTGCTGCGAGCCGATTCCAAGGGGCCGGCAAGGTCAACGGCGGTGACCGAAGATTCTGGATCGCGGTGTGCCATCGCACAGCTCCAGACCGCCGAACCGCAGCCTAGATCAAGGATCCGCAAGCCCTGCATTCCTTCGCCACCGATATCGAGGACCTCGGCCGCCTGCATCGCCGCGGAGGTATGGATCCATTGGGTCGCCGCCAAGTCGTTGCGAAAGGACTCTGTGTCGGCTGTCGAACCGTCGTTGCTGCTCGATGCCAACTTTAGCTTTGGCAGCAGTGATTCGAATCGGCTATCGCCAAGATCTTCGTCGTATTGGCAAAGCAAATGTCCCGCACGAGCGAGCGCGTAGTCATCGCCGTACTGTTCGACATAGCCGATCGCGACCAATCCATCGAGGACCAATTGCGCGCAGTCTTCGTTGAGCGAAAGGGCCTCGCAAAGCTCGCCGAGCGAATGCTGCTTTTCTCTTAACCGCGCCGTGATTCCGGATTGTCGGGCGGTTCGCATCAGGTGCGACGCGCCGTTGATCTGCATCCAGTCTTGGTATTGCTGGACGGTGCGATCGCCGGCGCTGCGGATCGATTGGGATTGGTCGCTTTCTTGCGGGGCACTCATGCGTCTTCCTGGAGGGCGGCCAAGACTTTTTTGCACCGCCCCATCGTTCGCGAAAACTCGTCGAACGTCTGTGACTGATAGCCATCGCTGAGTGCGTTGGGCGGATCAGGGTGAACTTCCAAGATAATCCCGTCGGCACCGGCAGCCACGGCGGCAACGCTCATGTCGTGAACCATGTAGGTGTGCCCGGTCCCGTGTGAGGGGTCGATGATCACGGGCAGGTGCGTGCGTCGGTGCAGGTAAGGGACGCTGGCGAGCGGCAATGTGAATCGCGTGTGTGATTCGAAGGTACGGATGCCGCGTTCGCAAAGCATCACGTGTTCGTTGCCTTCGTTGAGGATGTATTCTGCGGCGAGCAGAAACTCGTCCATCGTGGCCGACGCGCCGCGTTTAAGTAGCACCGGTTTGCCGCTTTGGCCGACCGCTTCGAGCAGGCGGTAGTTTTGCATGTTACGCGCGCCGACTTGCAGCACGTCGGCGTAGCTGGCCACCAAGTCCACGTCGGCCGTGCCCATCACTTCGGTGAATACGGCTAGGCCGGTTTCTTCGCGGGCGGCGGCGAGAAGCTTGAGCCCCTCTTCTTTCATCCCTTGAAAGCTATACGGACTGGTGCGTGGTTTGAATGCCCCGCCGCGAAGTCCCGTTGCCCCGGCAGCCTTGACCGCGCGGGCGCTCGACATCAATTGCTCTTCACTTTCGACGCTGCAAGGACCGGCAATGAATCCGACGCTTCCCGCACCGGCAGAAAAGTCAAGAATGTCGACGCGGCTCGGTTCTGGCCGCACTTCTCGACTGGCCATCTTGTAGGGGGCCGAAATCGGTGTGACGCCACTGACGCCGGGGCTGCTTTCGATTGAGTCTTTGAAATCCGAACGCTTGTCCCCGATCGCGGCAATCACGGTTCGCTCGGTGCCAACAATGATGCTCGATTTGAGGCCCATCGATTCGACTTTCTTCGCAACCGCATCGATTTGTTCCTGCGTCGCGTTCTGCTCCATTATCACAATCATGGAATGATCCGGACAAAGCCGGTGGTTAGTGGGGAAAGGGACTTAAGTCATAAGATTGCCGCCAACATGCTAGCCGGAACCCGCCGAGTTCGATACTCGGTCATGTGGGATCTCGCTGGAATCGAAGGCGACGAAAGGCACGTGCAGGAAAACCGCGGTCGTTCCCGTCGCGTCATGGATCGATCGGTCCTTCGACGTTCACGGTGCAGATTGTCTGCGGGTACGTTTGCTTGCCGTGCATCGACAAGCGAGCTATCCACACGGCGCAATGATGCTACCGGTGGGCCCAACGCTACAGATTCCGACGATGAGAGTTTTACTACCGCGCGTAGCTTAGAAGTTGGTCGATATAGACCGTCGGGGATACTCGAAACCCGCCTACAAATGCTCGTTCAAATGGCTGTCCGCTCGAAAGCAAGCGGAAGGTCGCGTCGAGTGATTTGCGTCGATTTCGGTCAAGCATAGTCATTGCGATGGCGGTTCCAAAGGCGTCGGCCTGCTCTGGGGTCAAACGATTTTCCAGAAAGGCTTTGGCGTTTTTTACCGAGGACGCGGCTTCGGCAATCTTGGTTCGCAGTTTTGCCTGGTCCGCTCTACTTTTGGCTGTTTGCTGCATCGCGCGGGCTGAACCCAACCCCTCGGCAAACCATCGGGGGACGTCTGACCCACGACTGGCAACGGCCAGGCTAATCACCGGGCTGAGCAGCCGATCCTCGATCGCTTCCTCGTCATCTTGGCCGGTCGCAACGGTCACCAAGTACGCGTCTTCAACGTTGTAGCTCCAGTGTGATGCCCAGTCGCTTGGAATACTGCGACGCTCGACCATCTTCGCGAATTCGCTGTAGTCGTAGCGTTTGGGGAGGACGAAGAGGGTCGCTTTCCCATGGAAGTAATCTTCGCTATTGCCGGAGCTCGCTTTGACCACCGTTTTGGCAATCGTCAGGTTGTTCTCGGCTTGCCGACCGACGAGTTCGAGGGTCGCGGGGGTCGTCGGTCCAATGACACGGAAATGTTCGGTGTGATGTTCTTCGGCGGGGCCGCTGCCGGCGAGCTTGAGGTTTTTGTCGGCGAGTTCGGCACGGCGTGAGCTGACTTCGGCACTGGTCGCATTGGCTACCCAGGCCATCCGGGCCATCACTTTGATCGGTTGTCTTTCTTCGGCATCCAACTTCGCACCTTCGTCAATCCATTTGCTGATCAACGCAATCGATTGATCGGAAAGCGGTGGGCGTCCGACTGGCATTCTTGCCCCGTCTGCGGCAGTTCCACGAAGTTTTTGAATCAACAAACTTGCTTCGCCACGCCCCGGCGTGATCACCGGGCCGCTATCACCGCCACGTAGCAAACGCGCGAACTGGTCCATTTCCAGTCCACCACGGGTTTGCATTGCGTCGATGTGACAGCCGCTGCAGTTTTCGACCAGCAGGGGGGCGACTTCGGCGGCAAAGCTGACGGTTTCGCCGCCGGATGCTTTGGTGATCGTTGGCGTTGGGGCGGCGGCCATCGCGGGCTCCCGCGTGGTTCCCGCCCCGGCAATCGTCGCATTGGGATCTTCGCCATCAAACTTCGCCCCTTGAAGCACCCAATCTTTCAGTGTCTTCAGCTCTTCCGGTGAGACGCGACCGCCTCCACGCGGCATGTCCCCGGTTTCGATCGTTTCGATCAAACGGCTGCCGACGACATCCCCGGCGAAGACAACGACGCCTTCCGGCGGACCTTTCATCAAGACCGCATAGCTGGCCAGAGAGAATCGACCCTGGCTGCGATTGACGTGACAACTGCCACACTTGGCGGACAAAATCGGTGCGACATCGTCTTTAAAGCTGACCAAGTCACCAGCCATACCATCCGGCGACATCGGTTTTGAATCCGATGTTGCGGTTGGTCGCGAAGGCTTGCGAAACGGAGGTAGCGAGGCGCCTTCGAGTTCTAGCATTGCGTGAGTTTTCGAGAGCGCTTTTATGTGCCCGTCGATCGCATCGAACAGCTCGGGGCTGTCACTTTCGAGAATCCGGTTAACTTGATCGAGTGCCTTGCGAAGGTCTGTCTCGGCCTGGGAGATCTTTTGTTCGAACAGATTCTTATTTGCTCGATTAATCGTCGATGACAGGTTCAGCACCATCGCACGCTGTCGTCGATCGAGTTCTGCTCCGCGACAACCAGAAGGCACCAAGCTAAAAATCGCGGCAACCAAGGCCACGGCGACGACTGCTTTGACGAGGTGGTTGGGCACGCGAATGGACATGGCGACGAGTGATCGGTGGCGAGGTGAAAAGCGAGACGATGGAGAACAGCAGGTGCCTTGTCGAAAGCGAAAGCGAACCGATCGGTTTGAGCCACGGTCCGTTTATGAAGCTTAACCGACATGCATCCCCGAGTGACAAACGCACGAGACCCCGTGGTGGGCCCAAAAAATAGGACGCCCCACAGGAAACTCCCGTTCACCGGCGGGCGAACGACTCGGCGGCCGCAAGAAGACACTGGTGTTCCGGCATCATTTGAAACTGGGATCAGCCGAATGACGTTCTCCACGGTTTCGGTGCAATAATCGGAACCGGTGCCGGTCGGCTGACAGGTTGACCCCGAACGTTGGGTCGAGGCGGAGTCTAATTCGACGCGTACCCGTTGGGATGGTTCTGATGCCACCTCCACGCCGTCTCGACGATCTGGCGAACGTCGGTGTACTTGGGCGTCCAGTCCAGCCATTTTTTGGCGAGGGACGCGTCGGCAACTAGTTCTGGTGGGTCTCCGGCGCGGCGTTCTCCCATCACTTCTGGGATCGCGTGTCCGGTCACGTCGCGACAAGCGTCGATGATCTCTCGTACGCTGGTTCCCCGTCCGGTACCCAGGTTCACACAAATTCCCTTGCCGGGTTCAAGACGTTCCAAGGCCGCGAGGTGTGCGGCGCCGAGGTCATCAACATGGATATAGTCCCGAATACAAGTTCCGTCAGGCGTCGCGTAGTCATCTCCGAAAACGGTGATGTGTTTGCGTTGCCCCAAGGCGACTTGGAGAACGATGGGGATCAAGTGTGTCTCCGGATCATGGTCTTCGCCGATCGTCCCATCCGGACGGGCGCCCGCGGCGTTGAAGTAACGCAATGCCGCATAGCCGAATCCATAAGCCGCGGCGTAGTCCGCCAGCGCTTGCTCGAACACAAGTTTGGTAAAGCCGTAGGGATTGATCGGTTGTTGCAACGTTGTTTCGGCGATCGGGATGACCTCCGGTTCCCCGTAGGTGGCCGTGGTACTGCTGAAGACAATCTTCTTGACGTTGGCTTCACGCATCGCATCAAGAAGATCCACGGCGGCGATGACATTGTTGCGATAGTAAAGCGCCGGATCGTTGACGGACTCATTGACGAGCGCGAACGCGGCGAAGTGCATGACCGCGTCAATGTTCTTTTCCTTTAGAACGCCAACGAGCGTGTTCCGATCGGACAGTTCGCCCTCGACCAGCATGCCGTCTGGTACCGCTTGGCGATGGCCCCGTGAAAGGTTGTCGTAAACGGTGACCGTGTGGCCGGCATCAAGTAGTAGCCGCACGGCGTGCGATCCGATGTATCCGGCTCCACCGACGATTAGAAGGTTCATGATGTGCTGTAAAATCGAATGAGGTTGTTGGGAACTGCGTGCAGGAATCGGCGTGCTCGCTCGGTCGCGACAGTTTAACTGGACAGCTGCGGACGAATCAGGCCCGATAACTTATCGCGAACCAAAGTCATCAATCCTTTGTCGCCAGATCCGGCAAAGTCGATCGGCGGCGTTGGTCGATTCTCAAGAATACTGCCAATTCTGTGATTCGTGACCATTACTGTTGATGTTGAAAGGCCGTGGCCAAACGAAAAACCAAACTTCAGTTGCTGCAGCAGACCGGCCCGTCGGAAAAGCCCCGTCAATCGGCACAATCGGTGCGGGAAGATTTCTTGAATTACCTCCGCGGGGAGTGCCATTTAGCCGACAATACGGTTTCCGCCTACGGGCGCGATCTGACGCGTTTCATCGAATGGCTGGGCGAGCGGCGTTTGGACGCGATCCGCGTCGGCGATTTGACCGACTTTATGGCTTGCTTGCTCGATTCGAAACTTGCACCGGCATCGGTGTCACGGGCCGTCGTCGCGGTGCGCACGTTCTTTAAGTATCTGCAGCTGGAAGGCATCGTTACCGAAAACCCAGCCGAGTTGTTGGCAGCGCAAAAACTTTGGCAGCGCGTCCCCGGCGTTCTGACTCGGCGACAGGTCGACGCTTTTCTTGGCGCGCCGCGAAAGATCGACACGTTCTGGCAACGCGACAAGGCGATGCTGGAAGTGCTTTACGCGACCGGTTGCCGAGCCAGTGAAGTGTGCACGCTTCGTCTCCAAGATCTCTCACTCGACCAGAAGTACTTGAAGTGTACCGGCAAAGGCGGCAAGCAGCGGATGGTTCCGATCGGCTGCAAGGCGATCGAGGCGATCAAGTTTTACTGTGAGACGTTACGCGATGAACTTGCCGTCAAGCGTGATCATCAACACAACGAGTTGTTTCTTTCGCGGAACGGTCGCCCGCTTGATCGGATTCAGCTCTGGCGGCTCGTCAAGTTTTATGCCCGGCGTGCCGGCATCGAAAGCGACATCAGTCCGCACTCGCTGCGGCATAGCTTTGCGACCCACTTGCTCGCCGGCGGCGCCGATCTTCGTCAAGTTCAAGAAATGCTCGGGCACGCAAGTATTCAAACCACTCAGATTTACACCCACGTCGAGCATTCGCGGTTAAAGAAAGTTCATCAGCAGTTTCATCCCCGCGCGTAGCTCGAGCACGGTTGCGGCATGCCCTCTTGGCATCCAACCAAATCTCTAGCCAAACTGTTTACCCAGGATCGTGGCGACGTTTCCGGCCAGCGTGTTGACGGTACCTTTGCCGTCAGGGTAAAGCCTCGAACTTAGCCAGACAAACACCAGTTCTTTGGTCGGATCGATCCAAAGTACGGTTCCGGTAAAACCGCCGTGTCCGAATGCTTGTTCGGAAAACGCTTGTCCCCGGTTGCGTGAATACGGTGATCGATGATCCCAGCCCAACGCTCGGGTGCCGCGCGGCTCGCTTGCGGGCACCGGATGCGGATGGCTCATCCAACGTAACGTCGACTCCTTCATCCAGTCCGACTCGCCTCGCGAAGCTGCCAGCAACGCTTGCCCGAATTTGGTCAGATCGTCGGCTGTCGAAAATAGGCCGGCGTGCCCTGCGACGCCCCCCATTGCGTGAGCCCTTGGGTCATGGACACGCCCCCAGACCCAGCCGTCATCGTCGTTTTCGGTTGGCGCGATTCGTGGTTTCAGTGCGGCCGGCGGGTTGAACCCCGTGTCTGGCATTTGCAGCGGTTGGAAAATTCGTTCGGAAGCGAATCGATCAATCGTCGTACCGCTGATTCGTTCGACGAGCTTTCCGAGCACGATGAAACCAACGTCGGAATAGGAGAACTTGATTCCAGGCTCGGAACGTAGACCCAACCCGCAAATGTTCTCCCATGCAATTTCGGACCCGCTCAGGTAATCGGCCAGAGCGTTGTCGGGCGTTAAGCCGCTGGTGTGCAATAGACACTGTTCGACCGTGATGGCGTCTTTGCCGCGGCCTTTGAACTCTGGCAAATAGTGCTTCACGGTAGCTTTGGGATCAATGTTGCCGTCCTGGTAAAGCAACGCTACCGACGTCGCGGTCGCGACCGATTTGGTGATCGACGCGAGATCAAAAACGGTGTCATCGGTCAGCTTGGTCAGATCGGGAGAAAGCCAGCGGTGGCCAAATGTTTGTCGGTAGTGGATCTGGCCACGGCCGGCACAACTCACCACGGCCCCGGGAAGATCACCCGCGGTTATCGCGCCGGCGATCAACGTTTCGATTTCGCCCAAGTTGAATTCGTCGGCTTGCAATCGCGGCAAGCTCGCTCCCGGCCAACAAAAGCCGGCGGCAATCGAGACACCAAGTCCGGCGGACATCATTTGGCGTCGAGTGCACATGCTCGGCTGTTCTTGGGGTGCTTTCGACTTTATTTCCGCCCGCAAGGTGTGCGTATTCATTGGGTCAAGTTTAGGAAAGAGAATCTGCGATGGGGATCGGATCGTTCAGTGATTCAATCCAACAAAGGACACGCTCGGTAAATTCGGATTCGCTTTCACCGATCGTTTCGAGTTTGTGTTTCGGTGTCGCGGTCAGGTAATCACGGAGAACTTTCAAGCAGTGATTAAGTTGTTCCAAGATGGACTGTTGTACGTCATCGCTGATCGGTTCAAGTTCTAGCCGAAGCCGACTTGCGACATTTTCCCGCTGATCGGCGTTCTGTTGAGATTCTTTGCGAATCAAACACAGCCGTCTTCTATCGGCACGGTAAAGATTTGAAAGAGAAAATACGCGGCGCAGTTGCCGCTGCGTATCAAATTGGAACACAGGGTCCTGGTCCCAATATAAACTGACGCGTCCATCGGGGCGGAATCCCACGACAACCTCCAGATCAGGTCGTCCGGTTTGGCACGGGGCATCCCTATTCACGTCAGCCCTGTGGACCCAAATTCGACCGCGGATTGGCATTGCGGTTCCGTCTCGCAATAAATCTTCGCGGTCTTGTGTGTTTTTTGCCATGACAGATGAAATTGTTCGCAATCGTTTGGAGATGCAGCCGACGTTTCGAGTTCAACTTCCCTGGCAGATGGACGAAACTAAACGGAGAATCCGAGCGGCGGTACGAAGCCAAGAGATGGCGCCGTTTGCCGAGACTGCTGGAACGGTCGTTGATTTTAAGGTTGACCCTTCCGAGCGACGGTTTTGGTCGCCTCACCTTTCGATTCAATTGAACCCAAGTGATTCACAAAAGTCTACCGAGGCGTTTTGTCGGTTTTCGCCACGACCTGAAATTTGGACCATGGTGATGGCCGTTTACTTAATGGCCGCTTGTACCATGTTCGGTGCTTTGATTTACGGGTTGGTCCAATGGATGATGAAGGATCCGCCATGGGCGATTGCCGTCGTCCCTGTGTCGCTTGGCGTGATCACGGGACTGCACCTTGTCAGTGTTGTCGGGCAAAATTGGAGTCGTGATCAAATGGTAGTGCTCAAGCATCGTTGGGAACGCACACTCGAACTCGCGAAACGGAGTGAACCTGATTCTGATCATCTCACGGACTGACCTTTGCTTCCCCATCAAGTAGACAACCTCATGAAACCATCACTTGTTTTTACGCTCGTTTTGTTGTGCTCACTCTCGGTCGGCAAGACGCATGCCGATGATGATTCGCGACCACCGAATTTTGTGTTCATCATCGCCGATGATTGTACGTTTCGAGACATCGGCTGCTACGGCGGGCAAGCTCATACGCCCAACATTGATGCCCTCGCTACCGAGGGCATGCGACTGACCGAGTGTTATCAAGCGGCGCCGATGTGTTCGCCGACTCGACATAACATCTACACCGGTTTGTATCCCGTCCGCAGCGGCGCGTATCCAAATCACACCTTTGCCAAAGACGGAACGAAGAGCATCGCGCATTACCTTGCCCCGCTCGACTATCGCGTCGCGCTGAGCGGCAAGACGCATATCGGTCCGAAAGAAGTTTTTCCGTTTGAATACAGCGGGAAGAAGAATCCAGATATGGATGCCGTCGACGGTTTGTTTTCCGAGTGTGCAAAAGCCAGAACACCATTTTGCCTGCTTGCTTGTTCGAACGAACCGCACTCGCCTTGGAACAAAGGCGACTCATCTCGCTACCCGGTCGACGAAATTGAACTGCCTCCGTACTTAGTTGATACGCCTGTGGTGCGAGAAAATTTCGCACGCTATCTCGCCGAGATTACCTATTTCGACGATCAAGTTGGTCAAATTCTTGAGCGACTTGAACGCCACGGTTTGACGGAGAACACCGTCGTAATGGTCGTTTCCGAACAAGGTAATTCATTTCCATTTGCCAAATGGACTTGCTACTCCAGCGGACTTCAGTCGGCGATGGTCGTTCGTTGGCCAGGAAAGATCCAGGCGGGAAGCACTTCTGATGCAATGGTCGAATATGTTGACATCACCCCAACATTTATCGAAGCCGCCGGTTTGCCGGCGCAGGAAAACCTTGACGGCAAGAGTTTTCTGCCGGTACTGCGAGGCGAAGCGAAGCAGCACAAGACACATTCCTATGGTCTCATGACGACGCGAGGTATCATCGCCGGCAGCGATTTATTTGCCATCCGAACGGTGCGAGATGATCGCTATCGCCTGATCTGGAACCTCAATCACGATGCAACTTTCACGAATGCTTGTACCGAAGCTGACTACTTTCGGTCGATGCAGCGATTCGCGAATTCTGGCGATGCCAATGCAAAAGAATTGGTTGATCGCTATATGCACCGACCCGAATACGAATTGTTTGATTGTCAGGCAGACCCGTTGGAAATGAATAACTTGGCGCAAGATCCGGCGCACGCCGAACATGTCGAGCGATTGAAGTCGACGCTACTCGCCTGGATGGAGGAGCAAGGTGATGAAGGAGTGAAAACGGAACGCGATGCGATCTTGCATCAGTCACGCTACAAGAAGTTCGATTCCGCCGAAGCCTTCAAGGTTTATCGCCGGGCGGTGCGAAATCGCAAGAAAAATCCAATTGACTGATCGCAACAAAGTGGTCGATAGCCATAAAAAAACGTCAGCGAGGGACGGCTGCCACTCGCTGACGTGATGGATTATTGCCAATCATTCGTGGCGGTCGACGGTACCGGGGGACGCTTGGCAGTTTTCATGTCCTGCCGAACGCGAAGCCCCGCTTGGTGGTCTAACTAGCTCCGGCGACGACGGCGCAAGACCATGATGCTCGATAGGGCTCCCATCGCGGCAAGGGCACTTGGCTCTGGAACCGCACTCACGTTGCCAACCACAAAACGCAATGTCCCGAAGTCACTCACCGAACCACCAGAAGCGAAGTCGGCGGTCGCGGTGACCCCGATGTCGTAGGTACCTGCTTCGGTAAACCCATAGTTGTAGTGATCATGCCCGCCGATTGACAGGGCCAGGGTGTCCGTCGCATCGAGACCGTTGTTGCTCTGCCAGAACACGTTTAAACCGCCAAGTGGCGAGCTTTGCCAGAGCGCGAATTCCCCTGGGCCGCTGAATGAAGTCATTGTCAAGCTGGCCCCGCTAAACGTCCCGTCAAGCTCTTCGGTTGCGATACCCAGAAACGGCACGCCCGGCGTGTTGGACTGTGGCAAAACCCAGACAGGATCTCCCGCGGTGGTCCCCAAAAACGGGATGCTACCAGTCGTCTCTACCATTGTGTTTTGACCGACACGAACGAACGCCTCATCGGGAGCGTACTCGGCATCGCCTACCAATGGCGTCCCGTCTAGCACTGCACCATTGCCGAAGTGGTAATGCAGTTCGAGTTCGCTGCCGTCATAGGCAAGCCCGATATCGCCGTGGCCGAGGGTGTATTCAACCGCCTCCGCATGCGCGACTGAGGAGCAGATCGAGACCGCCAAGATTGACATTAACTGAAAGAACAGAATCTTTTTCATTTCAAAACCGTGTTGTAAATAAGTTCAAAGCTCTCTTGCGTAAATTCAATGCAAGCCAATCGAAAACCAATCGGTTGCGAGTTGTCACGTCGCGTTCACGATGTCGAGACGCATCGTGTCATCGCGGCGTAGCATGTCATTCCGTTGATCGGGAACGGTCGTCGTCTACGACGACTAAAGGTGGGGTCGTTAGGAGCCAAGGTTGCGTTGGCTTTCATCGCTCCGCCACGCATGTGTATGGGACGAAGCGTTCGTTCTTTTTGGTTCAATTGGCCATGGATTCACTTGGTTTATTGCGGTACTACCAAGGCGAACTCCATTCGGCACATCAAAAAATCGAGATGAAACGCCGCGTTAAGGAACTTCCTCGATAATCTCTCGCCCATTCCGGCTGCCCAACGCCCAATACAACTCACGGTCGATTGACTCGCTGATAAAGCGAACGCTTCCGTCAGTCATCGAGATATTGACGCCGCCGGTATGGTGGCTACTTAATGTCACCAAGTTCATTCCGTCATCTTCGCCGCCGTAGACATGGCAGTTCCGATGGTTGATCGGGATGACTGGCATGAAGTGGTTGCCTGCGAATGTCCAGCCGGAGATCCACGCGTGACCATGGCTCTTGCTGTAGTCGGCATCCGCTAAGGTGACGCTTTTGCAGTAACGCACCCAGCTGTCCAGGGTTCGTGACCGAGACGAGCCACCACAAAATGATTGCATCGCGATCGGCGTCGCCGGCGAGATTTGGCTTCCGCCAAAAACGTTGCTTGATTCGAAGACGCTGGCAATCATTCGTTCGCCCACGGCAAAGGTGTTGGAAAGGCCGTCGGTGATGTCAGCGAAACGAATGCGAGGTTGTTGCCACTGGTCACCGGACGTCGGGTTCAATAATCCGATCACGCCGTTTTGGCGTGTCACGTCGGAAGAGCTTTCCGGACCGCGTGAATCTCGTGGCCAACCGATGTTGCCCGCATAGCTTCCCGGGGCCGTTGAAACGCCCAGGGAAAGCTGCGGTACCGATTGCGGATCGCTTGGGCAAAGGTATGCCGAGATCATTGCACCGGCGGCTTCGGCATCCACATGCGAAGGTGATATCGAGTAATCCCGGTACTCCGAGTCGTAGACGTAGTCGGTCCGATCGGATAGCGATTCCTCGAAATGGATTCGCTGGTGTAACGCAGTTTGCTCGATTTGTGGAAGGATCCGGGCGAGCCAGCTATGGAAACCGCTTCCGGCA
It includes:
- a CDS encoding DUF1559 domain-containing protein is translated as MNVIQINDRSRRAFTLVELLVVIAIIGILVGLLLPAVQSAREAARRMMCQNNLRQVTLALHNYHSVHRSLPYSMTGADQHPGGAGSGFHSWLARILPQIEQTALHQRIHFEESLSDRTDYVYDSEYRDYSISPSHVDAEAAGAMISAYLCPSDPQSVPQLSLGVSTAPGSYAGNIGWPRDSRGPESSSDVTRQNGVIGLLNPTSGDQWQQPRIRFADITDGLSNTFAVGERMIASVFESSNVFGGSQISPATPIAMQSFCGGSSRSRTLDSWVRYCKSVTLADADYSKSHGHAWISGWTFAGNHFMPVIPINHRNCHVYGGEDDGMNLVTLSSHHTGGVNISMTDGSVRFISESIDRELYWALGSRNGREIIEEVP
- a CDS encoding choice-of-anchor M domain-containing protein, with amino-acid sequence MKKILFFQLMSILAVSICSSVAHAEAVEYTLGHGDIGLAYDGSELELHYHFGNGAVLDGTPLVGDAEYAPDEAFVRVGQNTMVETTGSIPFLGTTAGDPVWVLPQSNTPGVPFLGIATEELDGTFSGASLTMTSFSGPGEFALWQSSPLGGLNVFWQSNNGLDATDTLALSIGGHDHYNYGFTEAGTYDIGVTATADFASGGSVSDFGTLRFVVGNVSAVPEPSALAAMGALSSIMVLRRRRRS
- a CDS encoding sulfatase family protein; translated protein: MKPSLVFTLVLLCSLSVGKTHADDDSRPPNFVFIIADDCTFRDIGCYGGQAHTPNIDALATEGMRLTECYQAAPMCSPTRHNIYTGLYPVRSGAYPNHTFAKDGTKSIAHYLAPLDYRVALSGKTHIGPKEVFPFEYSGKKNPDMDAVDGLFSECAKARTPFCLLACSNEPHSPWNKGDSSRYPVDEIELPPYLVDTPVVRENFARYLAEITYFDDQVGQILERLERHGLTENTVVMVVSEQGNSFPFAKWTCYSSGLQSAMVVRWPGKIQAGSTSDAMVEYVDITPTFIEAAGLPAQENLDGKSFLPVLRGEAKQHKTHSYGLMTTRGIIAGSDLFAIRTVRDDRYRLIWNLNHDATFTNACTEADYFRSMQRFANSGDANAKELVDRYMHRPEYELFDCQADPLEMNNLAQDPAHAEHVERLKSTLLAWMEEQGDEGVKTERDAILHQSRYKKFDSAEAFKVYRRAVRNRKKNPID
- a CDS encoding serine hydrolase domain-containing protein gives rise to the protein MNTHTLRAEIKSKAPQEQPSMCTRRQMMSAGLGVSIAAGFCWPGASLPRLQADEFNLGEIETLIAGAITAGDLPGAVVSCAGRGQIHYRQTFGHRWLSPDLTKLTDDTVFDLASITKSVATATSVALLYQDGNIDPKATVKHYLPEFKGRGKDAITVEQCLLHTSGLTPDNALADYLSGSEIAWENICGLGLRSEPGIKFSYSDVGFIVLGKLVERISGTTIDRFASERIFQPLQMPDTGFNPPAALKPRIAPTENDDDGWVWGRVHDPRAHAMGGVAGHAGLFSTADDLTKFGQALLAASRGESDWMKESTLRWMSHPHPVPASEPRGTRALGWDHRSPYSRNRGQAFSEQAFGHGGFTGTVLWIDPTKELVFVWLSSRLYPDGKGTVNTLAGNVATILGKQFG